The segment ACCTTAACAGTTGTTAACAGTCCTTTATTTCCTACACTTCCTCTACATTTCCTCATAATTTTCATTTTTTTGATATCCCACACACCTATCTTTCCAGTGTTGCCTTTTCTAATTTTTTTAAAATGAGAAATCATATCTATACTAATTTTATTTTATTTTATTATACAATCTAATCTGTCATTAGAAATGAAGGTGTCTGGGAGCGATCCTATCGATCTGAGAAGAGTCAACAAGAACGATCAGTCTTGTGAAGTTTTTCAAAAAGATCAGTTGAACTGTTGTTTTGAAATAGTAAATGATCTCAACATGAGTACTACTACTATTGACCCAATCGACCGTCTTTTAGATGCAGCCCAGAACGGCAAAACTCTAATCAAGAATAGAGATGTGCTTCACTTTACATTCATGCCTAATGATATCCTCCACAGAGACCCTGAGCAGGAGAAAATCACACAATCACTATTACCAATTTTAATGGAATCAAGACCATCAAACCTACTGGTGTATGGCAAGCCTGGAACAGGCAAGACACTAGTAATCAAAAAAGTACTCTCAAAAATTCAAAAAAGAGTTGAAGAGGGATCATTTCCAATCAAACTGGCATATACAAACGCAAAACAAGAGACCACATTATACGGGCTTTTAGTCTCATTTGGTAGACAACTGGGACTAGGCAGCCAGAAGACCAACGACGAGAAGATGTGGCTCCCAAGCACTGGACTATCCATCAGTGAGGTCTTTAACAGAATTATTCATGTTTTAGACAAAAACGAGGTAAATGCAGTCTTCGTTATTGACGAAATTGACTACTTGGCAGAACTAATCCAGAAAACAGGTAAAGACGTACTTTACCAAATAACCCGAGCAAACGAGCGATTAACCACAGGCTCACTTACATTAATTGGTGTGTCAAATGACCTAACCTTCAAGGAAAGACTAGACCCTAGAGTCATCAGTACTTTGAGTGAGGAGGAGGTAATTTTCACAAACTACAACCTACCACAAATCAAAGAGATTTTGGATGCCCGAATTGAGGTGGCCTTTGAAGAAGGTATAGTCTCAGATGCAGCCTTGAATCTCTGTTCTGCCATGGCCGGAAGAGAATCTGGAGACGCCAGACGTGCACTAGACCTACTACGAGTTGCAGCCGAGATTGCCGAAAGGAACCAGGAATCAACTGTCACAGAAGAGCACATCAGAATGGCAGCCGAAAAGATCGAGGAAAATAAAGAGGTAGTAGCACTTCGCTCATACCCACTACATGAAAAATTACTAATTTTAGCGATAATGAAATCATCAGAGATATCCACCGGCGAGGTATATTCAACCTACAAAAACCTCTGCAAAGATATACGCCAAAAAGAGCTCACCCAAAGAAGAGTTACCCAAATGCTCAGTGAGATAGAAATGTCAGGAATCATTGCCGGCAGAATCGTCCACCAAGGAACTCATGGAAACACAAAAAAATTCAGAATTACAGTCTCACCTGATATGGTAAAAACCACCTTCAAAGATGAGATGCTATTACAGGATATTCTTTAACCACAAACTAAATACGCTCGAATTTCATCCTCCAATTAATGGGTCTCTTTAACAGAAATTCTAAAGATACAACAAGCCTAGAGTGTAAAATATGCGGCATGAAATTTTCAGAGCCTGAAAGAACAATGAGGCATATGATGAGAGCCCACTCAAAACCACAAAGAGTCAAGAAAAGGTTAGGCAGTGGAAAATACGATTAATACCTCTAACTAAGTGGTGCAGGCTCTACACGTTTTGGTTCAATAAAGTCTGATTCTCGAACACGAAAGTCCTTTTGGTAGACCTTCATTGTTTGTAGATTGACTATGATGGCCATTCCTGGTGTAGGGGTTACTCCGACACTTTCCTGAAAATCAGTCTGTCTTTGCCAAGCTCCAGAATTTACTATTAGTACTCCTTTGTACATATCCAAGCCTACAAAGTGAACATGCCCAGAATGGAAGATGTCTGGGACATCATCAATAACCATCATGTCCTCAGTTTCAGGCGCAATTGGGGTTCGACTTCCATAAATTGGGCTCATATGTCTAGCCCTGAGAAAGTGTCTCATTACGGCAGCCGGCTTGTCATAACTCACTCCTGGTGTGGTTCTAACTACATCGTCAATTGATTGACCATGATACATCAAAACCTTAACTCCATTTAGCGAAACCATCGATGGATTTCCTAACATGAAGAAGTTTTCCCTATCCCATAATTCTGAATTGTACATCTTTGGGATTGCTGGTTGTGGAAGTGCCTTTCTTCCTGCATCGTGGTTTCCGGATATGAGAAAGACCTTGATGTGTTTTGGTATCTTATCTAAAACCTCAAATGTCTTTTGTAGCTGGTCTTCAGTTGTTAGCTGATCTAACACCTTGTCTTGACCTGGGAAAACACCTACTCCGTCAATCAAATCTCCTCCGATTACAACAAATCGGATCTTCCGAGCGATTGGGTCTGCGCTAGAAATCCACTTGATAAATTCAGATAATTCTTCTTCCATGAAGAACTTACTTCCTACGTGTAAATCTGACAGGAAAACAGCATAAGTTTCAGTTTTTGAGCGATTTGTGGTGTGTTCTGGAATGTCTGGTAATATGATGTCTTTTGCAAAAAATCCACCATTCTTGGCTGGGACTATCTTAAACATTGCAAATTGATCCATGAGTAAAGTATCTGCAGCATCTTTCAAGTCTCCTTCAAAGACAACAATTTCCATGGAGCTAGTTGGGTCCTCAACTGTGATTTTTGTAATATTTCTATCAGATTTTCTATCAGTTACCAATCCCCACACATACAGTTCGTCATCATTTTTTGTAACTGATTTTACAGATTCAATATCTTTGACCTTTTTTGATTCTGGTCTGTCTGACATTATCTGTCTTAATTTGTTAAATCTACTAGCAAACAAAGCACCATAGCCTTCAACACCTTCAGCTGAAGTAATCTTCTCAGTAGGGTCTGATAAAATCTCAAATTCTACTTGATGTTCCTCATCATCTTTAATTCCTAGATAAATCTCAAAATCTTCTTCATTAATCAAAAACTGCTTTTGTTTTGTCTTTTCTTTAACTACATCTTTGATGATTTGGCCCAATTCTTTAACATCAATTTTATGTAAAATTTCTAATGCATCTGGATGAATCTGGAATCCTTTATTCAACGCATAACTAACTGCTGAGGAAATTTCTTCGTCCATTCCAAATAGTGATTGATGTTTTAATTAAATCTGTTTTACGACAAAACCTCAAATATAGATCGATTAAACGTGCACCATGCTAACCATAAAAAGAATAATCTTATTTTTCATTTTTACTGCAATCTTTGCAGTTGTTTATGGTGGCTCAGCTGTAACAAGCGAACCTACAGAAGAAGAGATCGAAGAGATAATGAGTTTCTTTGAAGAAATTGTTGATACAATAGATGGAATTGGTATCTTTGTACATAATACAACAATCGCATTACCAATGTTTATCCCAGGTTTTGGGGTTGTATGGGGATTATTTTCAGCATATTCAACTGGGTTTGCATATTCAGCAATAGCTGCTACAAATGCTGAGGTAGCTCAGCTAAATCCACTTGCAGTACTTTTGACACCATTTGGGTTGATGGAAGTGGGCGCGTACTCTATCGCAATGTCACGTAGTACGTTACTAGCAAAAGACGTAATTCGAAAAAACTGGAATCAAATTAAAAATGACAAACTTCTCATTTCCATTGAAATTGGAGCTGTTGTTGCATTATTGTTAATTGGTGGAATCGTTGAGATGTGGATGATTGAGACTGCCCAAGGAATGCAATGAATAGTGTAAAATACTCATGTTATAGACAATTGCTATGCCAAGTATGAAATGTATAGAATGCGGAATTGGATTTTTTTCAGCAGATGGAGGAAACAAATGCTCCAAATGCAGACCAAGTGTAACTCAAGGTACTGAGACTCATAGTGGATGTGGCTGTGGCAGCTGCTAAACCTTCTTTTTATCTAAATCACGTAACATTTTTAGTCATAACAAATTTCATAAAATTTAGCTTTGATACAAGATAAGGTTGTAGTAATTACTGGTGCATCTAGCGGAATTGGGCATTCAACTGCCAAAGCACTTGCAAAAAAAGGCGCAAAAATAGTTGCTGGAGCAAGAAGATTAGATAGACTGGAAACTTTGAAAAAAGAAATCACCGATGACGGTGGAGAAATAACTATCTGTGAAACAGACGTAACCAAAAAAGCAGATTGTGATAATTTAGTTAAACAAGCACTAGACAAGTATGGAACTGTAGATGTTTTGGTAAATAATGCTGGATTAATGCCTCTTAGTTTTGTAAAATCACTAAAAGTTGATGAGTGGGACAGAATGATAGATGTAAACATCAAAGGCGTATTGTACTGCACTGCCGCAGTCGTCCCTACAATGACTGAGAAAAAATCGGGTCATATCATTAACATTTCATCTGTTGCAGGAAGAATCGTCTTTCCAGCTGGAAGTGTTTATTGTGCAACAAAACATGCAGTAACTGCATTCTCAGAAGGTTTGAGACAAGAACTTTCTGTAAGAAAAAATATCCGAGTTACCAGTATAGAACCTGGCGTCGTACAGACTGAATTAACAAATACAATCACTGAAGATTCTCTACAGGGGTTCATTGAAAAAGGTAAACAAATGGAAGCATTACAAGCAGATGACATATCAAACGCAATAATCTTTGCAATTGATGCACCAAATCATATGAACGTAAATGAAATTCTAATCAGACCAACTACACAAGATCACTAATTATTCAGATTTTTCTTTTTCTCTATTCATATGTCCTAATAACGCCTTGATCTCTTTGCCCATGTTATTCGGATCTTTTTCTAAATCTAATTTTTCAGTTATAGTGTCTTTCAACTGTACATTTTCTAATTCTATTCGTCTCTTCTCTATACAATGTAAATG is part of the Candidatus Nitrosopelagicus brevis genome and harbors:
- a CDS encoding Cdc6/Cdc18 family protein, coding for MSTTTIDPIDRLLDAAQNGKTLIKNRDVLHFTFMPNDILHRDPEQEKITQSLLPILMESRPSNLLVYGKPGTGKTLVIKKVLSKIQKRVEEGSFPIKLAYTNAKQETTLYGLLVSFGRQLGLGSQKTNDEKMWLPSTGLSISEVFNRIIHVLDKNEVNAVFVIDEIDYLAELIQKTGKDVLYQITRANERLTTGSLTLIGVSNDLTFKERLDPRVISTLSEEEVIFTNYNLPQIKEILDARIEVAFEEGIVSDAALNLCSAMAGRESGDARRALDLLRVAAEIAERNQESTVTEEHIRMAAEKIEENKEVVALRSYPLHEKLLILAIMKSSEISTGEVYSTYKNLCKDIRQKELTQRRVTQMLSEIEMSGIIAGRIVHQGTHGNTKKFRITVSPDMVKTTFKDEMLLQDIL
- a CDS encoding DNA-directed DNA polymerase II small subunit encodes the protein MDEEISSAVSYALNKGFQIHPDALEILHKIDVKELGQIIKDVVKEKTKQKQFLINEEDFEIYLGIKDDEEHQVEFEILSDPTEKITSAEGVEGYGALFASRFNKLRQIMSDRPESKKVKDIESVKSVTKNDDELYVWGLVTDRKSDRNITKITVEDPTSSMEIVVFEGDLKDAADTLLMDQFAMFKIVPAKNGGFFAKDIILPDIPEHTTNRSKTETYAVFLSDLHVGSKFFMEEELSEFIKWISSADPIARKIRFVVIGGDLIDGVGVFPGQDKVLDQLTTEDQLQKTFEVLDKIPKHIKVFLISGNHDAGRKALPQPAIPKMYNSELWDRENFFMLGNPSMVSLNGVKVLMYHGQSIDDVVRTTPGVSYDKPAAVMRHFLRARHMSPIYGSRTPIAPETEDMMVIDDVPDIFHSGHVHFVGLDMYKGVLIVNSGAWQRQTDFQESVGVTPTPGMAIIVNLQTMKVYQKDFRVRESDFIEPKRVEPAPLS
- a CDS encoding stage II sporulation protein M, which encodes MLTIKRIILFFIFTAIFAVVYGGSAVTSEPTEEEIEEIMSFFEEIVDTIDGIGIFVHNTTIALPMFIPGFGVVWGLFSAYSTGFAYSAIAATNAEVAQLNPLAVLLTPFGLMEVGAYSIAMSRSTLLAKDVIRKNWNQIKNDKLLISIEIGAVVALLLIGGIVEMWMIETAQGMQ
- a CDS encoding SDR family oxidoreductase, which encodes MIQDKVVVITGASSGIGHSTAKALAKKGAKIVAGARRLDRLETLKKEITDDGGEITICETDVTKKADCDNLVKQALDKYGTVDVLVNNAGLMPLSFVKSLKVDEWDRMIDVNIKGVLYCTAAVVPTMTEKKSGHIINISSVAGRIVFPAGSVYCATKHAVTAFSEGLRQELSVRKNIRVTSIEPGVVQTELTNTITEDSLQGFIEKGKQMEALQADDISNAIIFAIDAPNHMNVNEILIRPTTQDH